In Pseudovibrio brasiliensis, one DNA window encodes the following:
- the pobA gene encoding 4-hydroxybenzoate 3-monooxygenase: MTHHRDRTQVAIIGGGPAGLLLSHILSENGIDSVVLEQRTKDYVLSRIRAGLLETGTVQLLRDYGLAERMDKNGKSKKGSWITRQSLPSHFIDTHKWTGKEMMVYGQTDITEDLYDAREKAGGNVINEATDVTLHDVTADAPYVTYVKDGQAHRLDCDYIAGCDGFHGVSRKTIPSDILRTYERAYPFGWLGIMAEVPPLPDLVYAYHERGFALASQRNRLLSRYYIQCPLTDSVMDWSDERFWEELLARFPKEVASEIVTGPSIEKSIAPLRSFVAEPMQYGHMFLAGDAAHIVPPTGAKGLNLAASDVFYLSRGLIEQIKSNRSSHLERYSELALRRVWSSENFSWRMTQMMHVFPEMNGFDAKIQQNSYELLLQNETQQRALAEEYVGLPFEELDALTLSAA, encoded by the coding sequence CACCATAGAGATCGTACCCAGGTTGCGATTATCGGCGGCGGTCCGGCTGGTTTATTACTGTCTCACATCCTGAGCGAAAACGGCATCGACAGCGTTGTTCTGGAACAGCGTACCAAGGACTATGTTCTCTCCCGCATCCGGGCGGGTCTACTGGAAACAGGCACTGTGCAGCTGCTGCGCGATTATGGTCTTGCAGAGCGCATGGACAAGAACGGCAAGAGTAAAAAGGGCTCATGGATTACGCGGCAGAGCCTCCCAAGCCATTTCATTGACACGCACAAATGGACCGGCAAGGAGATGATGGTCTACGGCCAGACCGACATCACGGAAGATTTGTATGACGCACGCGAGAAAGCGGGCGGCAATGTCATCAACGAAGCAACAGATGTGACCCTGCATGACGTCACAGCAGACGCGCCCTATGTGACCTACGTGAAAGACGGGCAAGCGCATCGTCTTGACTGTGATTACATTGCCGGCTGTGATGGCTTCCATGGTGTGAGCCGTAAGACGATCCCCTCCGACATCTTACGCACTTATGAGCGCGCTTATCCGTTTGGTTGGCTAGGCATCATGGCGGAAGTGCCACCGCTGCCGGATCTGGTTTATGCCTATCATGAGCGCGGTTTTGCGCTTGCCTCACAGCGCAACCGGTTGCTGAGCCGCTATTACATTCAGTGTCCGCTGACAGACAGCGTGATGGACTGGTCTGATGAGCGGTTCTGGGAGGAGCTGCTGGCTCGCTTCCCGAAGGAAGTCGCTTCAGAGATTGTTACAGGCCCTTCCATCGAAAAATCCATCGCACCGCTTCGCAGCTTCGTGGCAGAGCCTATGCAATACGGGCATATGTTCCTTGCGGGTGATGCAGCGCATATCGTGCCACCAACTGGCGCAAAGGGGCTCAATCTGGCAGCCTCTGATGTGTTCTATCTCTCACGCGGGTTGATTGAGCAGATCAAGAGCAATCGCTCTAGTCATTTGGAGCGTTATTCAGAACTGGCCCTACGCCGGGTTTGGAGCTCCGAGAACTTCTCCTGGCGAATGACACAGATGATGCATGTATTCCCAGAGATGAACGGGTTTGATGCCAAAATCCAACAGAACAGCTATGAGCTGCTTCTGCAAAACGAGACCCAACAGAGGGCTTTGGCGGAAGAGTATGTTGGATTGCCGTTTGAAGAGCTGGACGCGCTGAC